The DNA sequence ATTCCATGGACAGGCGGCTGGCTTCGCTCCGCTATCTGAATGGCTTCGATGGGATTTATCGCACCGACCACTTCTCATGTGAGTGGCGTTCAGGCTTTTCCAGCACGTAGGGTGGGCCGGGCATATCACGGTATTGGTGAGCGCTTGATTTCGTCCGGCTGCCGGCGGCCCTTGCTGCGCTATCAAACCGCCGTCGATGGGATTTATCGTCACCAGCGAGGCTCTCATATGAATGATCGATGACGGCTCATCTCGGTGAAGGGGAAGCGCGTGGATAGTCGAGAGTTTGTCTGGGCGCATTTCAAGCTCAATGCCGAGCAGCGCCTGCGCGGGTTCAACTTCTTTGTGGTGCTGGCGATCTTTGCCGATGGCGGGGTGTTGGCCGCGTTGGAGCGGGGCTTCTCGCCAGGGCTGCTGGTGTTGTTGGGCGCCTTCACCGTCCTGCTGGCGATGGTGTTCTGGCTGGTCGATGCGCGGAGCCGCCAACTGTTGCAACTGACCATCACGGCGCTCAAAGAGATGGAGACCGAGTTTCCGGCAAGCCACCGGCTGTTTGCCCACGACGCGCTGGGGCAAAGCTGGATCATCAGCTACACCTTTGCCATCCGGGCGCTGTTGCTGGCGCAAATGGGGTTCGGTCTTGGTGTGCTCGCTTATGGGCTTTATCAGTGGTGAAGGCGCCATGATTTGTCGTCACGTTCTCACTCCTTCCCATCCCGCTGCATGGCGCGCTGGAGCAGGCGCAGGCTCGCTGATAGAGTGCCGCCGCTCATCAACCATCGGCTGACAGGACGTCTGCCCAGCCGCCGCACAGGATGCTTCCATGAAAAAGCTCGCGCTCGCCGTTGCCGTACCCCTGGCCCTCTTCGGGGCTGCCACCTTCTATACCAGCACGCAGGTCGAATCGACCGCCCGCGATGCCGTCGACCAGGCCAACGTCAAGCTGCACGAGATGAGTGCCGGCGGCGGAGCCGACGTCAGCCTGAAGCTGCTCAGCTTCGACCGCGGCCTGCTGTCCAGCGCCGCCCGCTACCAGATCGACATCGAGATCCCTGATGACGAAGGCGGCACCCGGCAGTACTCGGTGTTGCTGCAGGACCGCCTCGAGCACGGCCCATTCCCCGTCTCCCGCCTGGCCCGCGGCCAGTTGATGCCGGTCGCCGCCCAGAGTCACTTCGAGCTCGAGCGGACGCCTCTGACCGAAAAGCTGTTCGATGCCGCTTCCGGTGAAATCCCGCTGGTGGGCGACGTCACCATTGGCTATGACGGCCGCCAATACGGCGATCTGCGCTCGGCCGCATTCAACATTCAAGATGAAGAGGGCACGGTTCGCGTCTCGTCCGGCACGATCAACTTCGAAGCGGCGAAGGACGCCACCGCCGTGCGTATGGACGGCGAACTGCCAGAAGTCGACATCAACCTGCAACACAGCGTCACCGGCAAGCCGGTGCGCATGAGCCTGCGCGGCTTCGGCCTGAGCGCCGACAAACAGGAGGACACCAATGGTTTGGCCCTGGGGCCGTCCGCCGTCACCCTCAAGCGTATGGAAATCCAGACTGGCGACGAACCCGCCGTTGTTATTCAGAACGCGTCCGTCGAGGAAGCGCTGAGCCAGGGTAGCGGTGGCCTCGACCAGACGCTCGCCTACCGCGTCGGCCAGGTGGAAGCGCAAGGTCAGACCTTCAGCAACCTCGCGCTTGCCTTCAGCCTGCGCAATCTCGATGAAGGCAGCCTCAAAGCCCTGCTCGACAGCTACAAGGAACTGTTAGAAAGCGGCTCCGACCAGCAGGACGCGATCGCCAATATGACCGATGCCCAGCAGCAGAAATTGCAGGCTCAGGCCGTGCAGCTGCTCCAGCACAAGCCCACGTTGGCGCTTGATGAATTCGGCTTCGAGACCGCTCATGGCACCGCCCGCCTGTCCGTCGTGCTCGACCTGCGCGGCCCCAGCGAAGACGCCGTCACGTCCGACGCGATGATCACCAGCATGCTCGCCTCGCTCAAAGCCGAGGCCGGCATCGACAAGGGTCTGGTGCGCGATGTGGTCAGCCTGATCGCGCAGCGCCAGCAGCAGGGTGGTCAGGTCGACCCTGTTGCGCTGAAGCAGGAAACCGACGCCACTACTGATCTGTTCAGCGGCATGGCGCTCAACGCGGGCTGGTCCCGCCTGGAAGGCGACCGTCTGGTCAGCTCTCTGCACTACGCCGACGACCAGGTGACCTTCAATGGGCGCGAAATGAGCGTCCAGGAGTTCATGAGTTTTGCTTTCGGTTCGGTACAGGGTTCCGGTCTGCTCGGCAACCGCTAACCCCGCGTCGGAACGCCCGTAGGGTGGGCTTCAGCCCACCAAAGAAGCGCCCCGGTTTGCTAGATGAAGGTCGCCGTTTGATGTGACCTTGACCTGCCGGTCTGGCTCCTTTGGTAGGCGGTGGGCTGAAGCCCACCCTTGGGCGGCGTGCCTGATGCATGGAGAAGGATGGCCTCGTCCCATCCACTCCCTTACTTCTTCGCCATCAATCCACTCGCTCAATCCTCCCCGCAACACGCCCACCAAACGGCTGCGGCAATCCTTCTATGTAATCCACTAGCGCATCCAGATCCACCGGGCCGACGACGCGGTTGGTGCCTTCGGTGAGCACAGTGAAGTTGTCGCCGCCGCCGGCGAGGAAGGAGTTGACCGTGACGCGGTAGGTCGCGGCGGGGTTGATGGGCGTGCCGGTAGCGTCGCGCATTTCGATCACGCGGCTGCCTTCGGGGCGGCTGGCGGCCCAGCTGTACTGGATGCCGGATGGCTTGAGGATGCGCGCGTAGCTCTGGCCGATCCATTGCTGTTCCAGCAGCGTCTTGATCTGCGCGCCGGTCAGGTCCATGGAGACCAGATCGTTGGCAAAGGGCTGGATGGCGAACAGCTCGCCCCAGGAGACTTCACCTCCCGCCAGGTCAGCGCGGATGCCGCCCGGGTTCATGAAGCTGATCTGGGCATCGGTGGCGACGCGCTGGGCATCGGCGATCAGGTTGCCCAGCGCCGATTCGCCCGCGGGCGTTTCGGTGCGGGTGATGTCGCCTTGAGTTACGCCTACCAGACGAGCCACCAGCCGTTCGACGCGGGCATCGGCCTCTGCCACCAGCGCGGCGACTTCGGGGTCCGGCGACAGGCCGGCGCCCTGGTCGGCCCAGGTGGTGATTACAGCGGCGGACTTCTCGACGATGTCGCGGCTGCGGCGGCTGACCACCAGTTCGATATCGGCGTAGGCGGTGCCGGCCGAGAACGCCTGGGTCACGAGGATCGGTTTGCCGCTGGCGTTGGGCACCAGGGCGTTGGTGAAGCCGTGGGAATGCCCAGAGATGACCACGTCTACTTCGTCATCCAGGCGCTCGATGATGTCGACCACCGGGTCGGTGACCGTGTCGGCCTCGGGGTTGGTCGGGCCGTCGTAGCTGGTCTGCTGGCCGCCCTGGTGCAGCGCGACGACGATGGCTCGCACGCCATGCCGGCGCAACTCGGCCACGGACTGGTTGATGGCATCCGCCTCGTCGATGAAGCGCAGGCCGGCCACGCCGCTCGGCGAGACGATCGACGGGGTTTCCTTCAACACGGCGCCAATCACGCCGATGCGCACGCCATCGCTGAAGTAGACGGAGTAGGGCGGCAGCAGGGATGCGCCGGCGCTTACATCGATCACGTTGCTCGACACCACGGGAAAGCGCGCGCCTTCCCAAGAGGCTTCAAGGAACGGCCCGTTGCGATGGTTGCCGCCGGTGAGCTGGCGCAACAGTTCTGCTTTTCCGTTATCGAATTCGTGATTACCGAGGGTACCGAGCAGATTGCAGCGCTGCTGAGCGAAGGGCTGCACGCTGCGCGGCATGTTCATCTGGCGGCTGAAGGGGCGGCAATGAGGGTTGGCCAGCAGGTTGAAGAAGCTGATCGACGGCTCATCACGCAGCAAGGCGGAATTAGGCGGGGAAGCACCGACCTGATCGCCGTCGTGCACGATTAGGGTGTTCTCGTTGCTGGCCGCCTTGAGGTAGGCGGCCAGGACAGCTGCACCGCCTGCCGGCCGCCCGGCCACGCTGCGCGGCGACAGCTGGCCGTGGAAGTCGTTGATGCTGAGCAGGTTGATGGACACCACCGGCTCGACCCGCCAGTCCGGTGCGCGCCAGCTGCGTCGCTCGCTGGCCTGCTGCCGGGCCTTGAGACCTTCCAAGCGATCTTCACGGTAATCCTGCTCGATGGAACCGTGCTCGGGCTGTATTTGAGTTTGAGCCAGAGTCGGGCCGGCGAGGCCGACCAGGCTTGCCGCGAGCAGCCAATCCAGTATGCGCGTACGCATTGCGAGTTCCTCGGTGCGGTGGGGTGCGACCGAAATTAGGAAGCGCAGGTGGCAGGTTGATGACTGCTTGTTGGCGTTTTCGCGAGAGGCGGCGTGCGGCTTATGGGCAACCGGGAGCGGCAGTCGGTTGCGCGAGGCCATGGCCTTGCGAAGGAGAGGGCTGGCCTTTGTCATAGCGGGGCATGTCATCCGTCGCTGGCCGTGCCTGGCGCCGAACGCTCACAGCGGGCGTCCGGTCGGTATTAGCAACCATTGGGAGATTTGACGATGACGATATCCAGCAATCTGTTTTGGGGCGCTTTGGCACTCGGCTTGGTGACAGGGATGCGCAGCACACTGGCGCCGACGATGGCCAGCCGAGCGCTGGCAGCTCATGACAGCATCGATGAAGCAGACGAGCCGGCGCGAACGCTGGCTTCGCATCGCGCCCAACAATTTCTGATGCCTATGGCCGCTGCCGAATTGCTCGGCGACAAGATGCCTTTCGCGCCGGATCGGACGATTCTGCCTTCGATGATGTTTCGTGCGTTATCGGGCGGCGTGACCGCGGCGGCGTTGGCCGGCGCTCGGCGGGAGCCGATTTGGCTACCGGCGCTGATCGGCGCGACGGCAGCGCTGGTCGCGTCAGAGATCGGACTCAACCTGCGCAAGCCTTACCAGAGCAATTCGCTGATGAATGCCGCGCTGGGGCTGGCTGAAGATTGTGTGGCGTTGTCGATCGGGAGCGCTGGGTTACGGCGGGCATTGGGCGAGCGGTGACCCTCGGGCCAGGGCTGAAGGCTTGCCGTTGTGCTCCTACGGGTTGGTTTGCCAGCTGAGCGGTGTATCAGGCTCAACCTATTCCGCGCCTGGACGGTGAGCTGTACCCATTGAATACTTCGGCTCACTCGTTTTGACGATGATGTGAGACAGCCACAAAACGTTTCGAGCGGCTACAGCTCTAGATCGACAAAAAAAGGCCGCATCGCGCGGCCCTTGGTTAATCAAAAACCAGCACTCAGCTTTGCCGCTTGATCACGCATATCCGGTCGCTGCATGTTCCCGCCTGGGTGGGATCCATGCCTTGCGTCGCGTCGCGAGCGGCAACACTGTCACCGGCCAGGCCGCCACCCGTCGGGGAGGAGGTGGCGGTGGTTTCCGGATAGCCTGTCCCGGCGCGTTTGGCGGCGGTGCCTACATCGTAGCGGCCAGTATCGCCGGAGCCTGTGTGAGCATCGACAGTGTGGCCTGTGCCTGCTGCGCTGCCGCCCAGGGCGCCCGTATCGAGATGCGTGCTTCCTGAACGACCCGCATCGCCGGTGGTATGGGCGGTCCCAACGAAATGCTTGTCGAGATGGCTGTCGCCGCCCGTCGCGCCGGCGTAGGGGCTGGTCGGCCCGGCATAACCCGGCGTTGAGCCGGAGCCGGCACCGTTGTCATCAATGCTAATGGCGCCGTTGTACTCCAGCGCATCACGCGCCCTGACGAGTTGATCATCGTCGTATATATCTACGGCGAGCACCGTGGCGCCTCGGCGCACCGCCTCCGGATACGCCGTGGCGTGGCGGCGATGGTCTTCATGCGGCTCATGGCCGAACAGCGACTTGAAGAAATGCGCGACCTTGGATTCGTGTTGCGTGCGGTCCACCGTGCTGCCTGCAGTGGAATAGGGCGTGTCGTAGCCATGAATTTCCGCGCTCTCGGCGCCTACGGTATGGATCTGCTCCCGAGCAATGCCCCTCGACATCAGGTCGCCATAGGTGCGGCTGGCGTCGGTTGGCGTTGCGAACGCTGCTACCAATGTGTGTTTCATGATTCACCTCGCGTTGTGTTGAACAACTGGGTATGCGGAGCGCTGCGCTCATAAGGGCCTGACGGCAGGCTCAGGCGCGAGCAGCCATGAACGTTGGCCGCTTCGGCAGCTATCAAGAGCAACGCCCGTGAACATTGGGTCTGGCTGCAGGGCCATAGTTCAGAAATGAAGCATCGGCCGTTGGGAGGCTGGCCGGAATCGCACAAGCGCCGCGGAGGTTTCGGGTGGTTGGTTAGTGCGGGCCGGGTCTGCGAGGGTTGTTCTAAGCGCTGGCTATCGGCGACGCCGGGGTTAAACGGGTGGCGGCGGTATTGTGGGCTGGGTGTCGCATCGGCCGATGCTACGACGTTGTGTGGGAGAGGGTGGAAAAGGCTTCGCCGTTTTCCACCCCTAGGATGTGGGATCCGAGTTCTCCGACGGCTCAGTCCAGATCTGACGCGCTGTGCCGCTCGGGTGCCTGTTCCGACTCTTCGCCCCAGGTGCGATTGACCTTGCGGCCGCGGATTACGGCAGGGCGTTCGGCCACTTCGGCGGCCCAGCGCTGCACGTGCTTGTAATCCTGCACCGAAAGGAATTCGGCAGCGTTATACAGCTCGCCGCGCACCAGTACGCCGTACCAAGGCCAGATGGCCATGTCGGCGATGGTGTATTCGTCGCCCGCGATGTAGCGGTTTTCGGCCAGTTGGCGATCCAGCACGTCGAGTTGGCGCTTGACCTCCATCGCGTAGCGGTTGATCGGGTATTCGTACTTTTCCGGTGCGTAGGCATAGAAATGCCCGAAACCGCCACCGAGGAAGGGCGCCGAACCCATCTGCCAGAACAGCCAATTGAGGGTTTCGGTACGGGCCAGCGGTTCGGTCGGCAGGAAGGCGCCGAATTTTTCCGCGAGATAGACGAGGATCGAGCCGGACTCGAACACACGCAGCGGTTCGCCCCCGACGCTGTGGTCGGCCAGTGCCGGAATCTTGGAGTTCGGATTGATCTCGACGAAGCCGCTGCCGAACTGGTCGCCGTCACCAATCTTGATTAGCCAGGCGTCGTACTCCGCACCGGTGTGGCCGAGGGCGAGCAACTCTTCGAGCATGATGGTGACCTTCACGCCGTTGGGCGTGGCCAGCGAGTAGAGCTGCAGCGGATGCTTGCCGACCGGCAGCGCCCGCTCCTCCCGCGCGCCGGCGGTCGGCGCATTGATACTGGCGAAGGTGCCGCCCGAGGGTGCGTCGTGCGTCCAGATTTTTGGCGGTACGTAGGTGGTATCAGGCATGGCGATCTCCTCGAAGGGGTTTGACCGGGGATGTGCGTAGCATCCTACGCGTTCAGCCAGCGTGGTCGAAATCGAGCTGGTCGATATTGGTCATCGACGGTGGGTGGTTAGCGTTTGTCTGCACGCGGCAGCAGCGGTGGGCTGAAGCCCACCCTACGTAGGAGTAGCGTCATGTGTAGGGTGGGCTTCAGCCCACCAGACTTCGGGGCCGGCGGCAACGGCCAGGCATTGATGAGGGCGGTGCGCGGCGAGCAAGCGGTGGGCTAAAGCCCACCCTACATAGGCTAAAGCGGCGCGCCTATGGTTACTCACCGAACGTGCCATTCGCTTCGGCGCTACACGCCCAGTCCTTTGGCAACAATCCCTTCTCTACGTACCGATGGAAACTCGAATAAGTCCAGTCGGCGACCTGTTCTACGAGCCCATGCTTGACCGGGTTGTAGTGGATGTATTCGACGTGCCGTTGCAAGTCAGATTCATCCCGAATCTGGTGTTCCCAAAACCGGCGTTGCCAGATGCTTTTTTCTCGCTTGCGCGCCTTGCTGGGGCTTTGGGTGGCTGCGGGGAATTGGCGGGAGAAGGTGCTCTTGAGCAGGCTCCAGCGGCCGGCATAGTCGGCGTCGCCCTCAGGAAGCGTCCAGATGGCGTGCAGGTGATCGGGCAGGACGCAAACAGCGACGGTTTGAAAAGGGCGGGTTCGCTGGGTCTGGCGATAGGCATGGCGGAGGCGTTCGACTTCTTCAACCAGCAGCCGGGACTGGCGGTCGGCCAGGGTCAGGGTGAAAAACCAGGTGCCGCCTGGCACCTGGCTGCGGCGGTAGTTGGGCATGGAGGCCTCCTTGCCTTCATGGTGATGCGGATATGTGCGGGAAAAAGACGTAGGGTGGGCCGGGCGGCGCTCCGCTTTAGCCCACCGAGTGCGTGTAGTAATTGGTGGGCTGAAGCCCACCCTACGGGTCCTAAAGCCACCCTACGGTCAGCCGCGGGCGCCGCGAACGCCTTCGCTCAGCTCCCGACACAATCCCAACACACCCTCGACCGCTTGCTGGCCGCTTTCGGCATTGGCGATATGGTCGATCAGCGCCGAGCCGACGACGACGCCATCAGCCAAGCGAGCAATCGCTGCGGCCTGTTCCGGCGTGCGAATACCGAAGCCGATGGCGACGGGCAGATCGGTGTGGCGCTTGAGGCGCGCAACGGCCTCTTCGACATGTTCCAGCGTCGCGGAACCGGCACCGGTCACACCGGCCACCGAGACGTAGTAGACGAAGCCCGAGCTGTTGTTCAATACCACCGGCAGACGTGCGTCGTCGGTGGTCGGGGTGGTCAGGCGGATGAAGTCGATGCCGGCGGCCTGGGCCGGGTCGCAGAGGTCTTCGTTATGTTCCGGCGGCAGGTCGACGACGATCAGTCCATCCACACCGGCTTCCACTGCCTCGGCGATGAAGCGCTCGACGCCCATCTTGTGGATGGGGTTGAAGTAGCCCATCAGCACGATCGGGGTGGTTTGGTTGTCCTGACGGAATTCGCGAACCATCTGCAGCGTCTTGGCCAGGTCCTGCTTGGCAGCCAGGGCGCGGATATTGGCCAGCTGGATCGCCGGACCATCGGCCATCGGATCGGTGAAGGGCATGCCCAGTTCGATCACGTCGGCACCGGCCTCCGGCAGGCCCTTGAGGATGGCCAGCGAGGTGGCGTAATCCGGGTCACCGGCGGTGATGAAGGTCACCAGCGCGGCGCGGTTTTCCTGCTGCAGCTGGGCGAAGCGCGTCTGCAAGCGACTCATATGTGTTCTTCCTGTTCGGCAAAGTGGTGCATGACGGTCTGCATGTCCTTGTCACCACGACCGGACAGGTTGACCACCATCAGATGATCCTTGGGCAGCGTGGGCGCGCGCTTGAAGACTTCGGCCAGCGCGTGGGAAGACTCCAGCGCGGGAATGATGCCTTCCAGGCGGCAGCACTTGTGGAAGGCGTCCAGCGCCTCCTGATCGGTGATCGAGGTGTACTCGACGCGGCCAATGTCGTGCAGCCAGGCGTGCTCGGGGCCGATGCCGGGGTAGTCGAGGCCGGCGGAAATCGAGTGGGCGTCGATGATCTGGCCGTCGTCGTCCTGCAAGAGAAAGGTACGGTTGCCATGCAGCACGCCGGGCACACCGCCGTTGAGGCTGGCGGCATGCTTGCCGGTCTCGATGCCGTAGCCGGCGGCTTCCACGCCGATGATCTCTACGCTCGCGTCATCGAGGAAGGGGTGGAACAGGCCCATGGCGTTGGAGCCGCCGCCGATGCAGGCCACCAGCGAGTCGGGCAGGCGGCCTTCCTGGGCCTGCAGCTGGTCGCGGGTTTCCTTGCCGATCACCGCCTGGAAGTCGCGAACCATGGCCGGGTAGGGGTGCGGGCCGGCGACGGTGCCGATCAGGTAGAAGGTGTTGTGGACGTTGGTCACCCAGTCGCGCAGGGCTTCGTTCATGGCATCTTTCAGCGTGCCGGTGCCGGCGGTGACCGGGATCACTTCGGCGCCGAGCAGCTTCATGCGGAAGACGTTGGCCTGCTGGCGCTCGATGTCGGTGGTGCCCATGTAGATCACGCACTGCATGCCGAAACGCGCGGCGACGGTGGCGGTAGCCACACCGTGCATGCCGGCGCCGGTCTCGGCGATGATGCGCTGCTTGCCCATGCGCCGGGCCAGCAGGATCTGGCCGATGCAGTTGTTGATCTTGTGCGCGCCGGTGTGATTGAGCTCCTCACGCTTCAAGTAGATCTTCGCGCCGCCACAGGCCTCGGTCAGGCGCTCGGCAAAGTAGAGGGGGGAAGGGCGGCCGACGTAGTCGCGCTGGAAGTAGGCCAGCTCTTTGGCGAACTCGGGGTCCTGCTTGGCTTTTTCATATTCGGCGGCCAGCTCATGAATGAGCGGCATCAGGGTTTCGGCGACGTACTGACCGCCGAAGTGGCCGAACAGGCCCTTGGCATCAGGGCCGCTGCGGAATGAGGTCATGGTCATCTCCTGCGGGAATGGGTGGCGGCAATCGATTCCAGCAATTGCTCGATGGGCTGGAAATTAACCGACTCTGGCGCGGATAAAAAGCGATAAGATCGCCTCGATCTGTCAGGAAATCTCACCGATGAGCCAAAACCTTCCTCCGCTCAACGCGCTGCGTGCTTTCGAAGCTGCTGCTCGCCTGCAGAGCGTAAGCCAAGCGGCAGCGGAACTCAGCGTGACTCATGGTGCCGTCAGCCGGCAGATTCGCCTGCTCGAAGACGACCTTGGCGTGGCACTTTTCAGCAAGGAAGGGCGTGGCGTAAAACTCACCGATGCGGGGCTACGGTTGCGCGATGCGGCGGGCGAGGCGTTCGAGCGGCTGCGCAACACCTGCGCCGAACTGCGGCAACAGACCGTCGATGCACCTTTCGTGCTCGGCTGTCCCGGCAGCCTGCTGGCGCGCTGGTTCATTCCCCGACTCGATCGGCTTAACCGTGAGCTGCCGGATCTGCATCTGCAGTTATCCGCCAGTGAAGGTGAGCTGGACCCGCGCAAGCCTGGTCTGGATGCCACTCTGTGGTACGCCGAGCCGCCGTGGCC is a window from the Pseudomonas sp. MTM4 genome containing:
- a CDS encoding YdgA family protein, producing the protein MKKLALAVAVPLALFGAATFYTSTQVESTARDAVDQANVKLHEMSAGGGADVSLKLLSFDRGLLSSAARYQIDIEIPDDEGGTRQYSVLLQDRLEHGPFPVSRLARGQLMPVAAQSHFELERTPLTEKLFDAASGEIPLVGDVTIGYDGRQYGDLRSAAFNIQDEEGTVRVSSGTINFEAAKDATAVRMDGELPEVDINLQHSVTGKPVRMSLRGFGLSADKQEDTNGLALGPSAVTLKRMEIQTGDEPAVVIQNASVEEALSQGSGGLDQTLAYRVGQVEAQGQTFSNLALAFSLRNLDEGSLKALLDSYKELLESGSDQQDAIANMTDAQQQKLQAQAVQLLQHKPTLALDEFGFETAHGTARLSVVLDLRGPSEDAVTSDAMITSMLASLKAEAGIDKGLVRDVVSLIAQRQQQGGQVDPVALKQETDATTDLFSGMALNAGWSRLEGDRLVSSLHYADDQVTFNGREMSVQEFMSFAFGSVQGSGLLGNR
- a CDS encoding bifunctional UDP-sugar hydrolase/5'-nucleotidase, with amino-acid sequence MRTRILDWLLAASLVGLAGPTLAQTQIQPEHGSIEQDYREDRLEGLKARQQASERRSWRAPDWRVEPVVSINLLSINDFHGQLSPRSVAGRPAGGAAVLAAYLKAASNENTLIVHDGDQVGASPPNSALLRDEPSISFFNLLANPHCRPFSRQMNMPRSVQPFAQQRCNLLGTLGNHEFDNGKAELLRQLTGGNHRNGPFLEASWEGARFPVVSSNVIDVSAGASLLPPYSVYFSDGVRIGVIGAVLKETPSIVSPSGVAGLRFIDEADAINQSVAELRRHGVRAIVVALHQGGQQTSYDGPTNPEADTVTDPVVDIIERLDDEVDVVISGHSHGFTNALVPNASGKPILVTQAFSAGTAYADIELVVSRRSRDIVEKSAAVITTWADQGAGLSPDPEVAALVAEADARVERLVARLVGVTQGDITRTETPAGESALGNLIADAQRVATDAQISFMNPGGIRADLAGGEVSWGELFAIQPFANDLVSMDLTGAQIKTLLEQQWIGQSYARILKPSGIQYSWAASRPEGSRVIEMRDATGTPINPAATYRVTVNSFLAGGGDNFTVLTEGTNRVVGPVDLDALVDYIEGLPQPFGGRVAGRIERVD
- a CDS encoding DUF4126 domain-containing protein — translated: MTISSNLFWGALALGLVTGMRSTLAPTMASRALAAHDSIDEADEPARTLASHRAQQFLMPMAAAELLGDKMPFAPDRTILPSMMFRALSGGVTAAALAGARREPIWLPALIGATAALVASEIGLNLRKPYQSNSLMNAALGLAEDCVALSIGSAGLRRALGER
- the yghU gene encoding glutathione-dependent disulfide-bond oxidoreductase → MPDTTYVPPKIWTHDAPSGGTFASINAPTAGAREERALPVGKHPLQLYSLATPNGVKVTIMLEELLALGHTGAEYDAWLIKIGDGDQFGSGFVEINPNSKIPALADHSVGGEPLRVFESGSILVYLAEKFGAFLPTEPLARTETLNWLFWQMGSAPFLGGGFGHFYAYAPEKYEYPINRYAMEVKRQLDVLDRQLAENRYIAGDEYTIADMAIWPWYGVLVRGELYNAAEFLSVQDYKHVQRWAAEVAERPAVIRGRKVNRTWGEESEQAPERHSASDLD
- a CDS encoding transposase, which produces MPNYRRSQVPGGTWFFTLTLADRQSRLLVEEVERLRHAYRQTQRTRPFQTVAVCVLPDHLHAIWTLPEGDADYAGRWSLLKSTFSRQFPAATQSPSKARKREKSIWQRRFWEHQIRDESDLQRHVEYIHYNPVKHGLVEQVADWTYSSFHRYVEKGLLPKDWACSAEANGTFGE
- the trpA gene encoding tryptophan synthase subunit alpha; protein product: MSRLQTRFAQLQQENRAALVTFITAGDPDYATSLAILKGLPEAGADVIELGMPFTDPMADGPAIQLANIRALAAKQDLAKTLQMVREFRQDNQTTPIVLMGYFNPIHKMGVERFIAEAVEAGVDGLIVVDLPPEHNEDLCDPAQAAGIDFIRLTTPTTDDARLPVVLNNSSGFVYYVSVAGVTGAGSATLEHVEEAVARLKRHTDLPVAIGFGIRTPEQAAAIARLADGVVVGSALIDHIANAESGQQAVEGVLGLCRELSEGVRGARG
- the trpB gene encoding tryptophan synthase subunit beta, yielding MTSFRSGPDAKGLFGHFGGQYVAETLMPLIHELAAEYEKAKQDPEFAKELAYFQRDYVGRPSPLYFAERLTEACGGAKIYLKREELNHTGAHKINNCIGQILLARRMGKQRIIAETGAGMHGVATATVAARFGMQCVIYMGTTDIERQQANVFRMKLLGAEVIPVTAGTGTLKDAMNEALRDWVTNVHNTFYLIGTVAGPHPYPAMVRDFQAVIGKETRDQLQAQEGRLPDSLVACIGGGSNAMGLFHPFLDDASVEIIGVEAAGYGIETGKHAASLNGGVPGVLHGNRTFLLQDDDGQIIDAHSISAGLDYPGIGPEHAWLHDIGRVEYTSITDQEALDAFHKCCRLEGIIPALESSHALAEVFKRAPTLPKDHLMVVNLSGRGDKDMQTVMHHFAEQEEHI